The Arcanobacterium pinnipediorum genome includes a region encoding these proteins:
- a CDS encoding DEAD/DEAH box helicase, whose translation MLDRVIDHIIDQYQDRGITLDTFQIQAMHALGKGRDVFVSAPTGSGKTVVAECAVEFALASSSRCIYTAPIKALSNQKFKDLQARYGKEYVGLITGDVVINRQAQILVVTTEVVRNMLLAHDTQIADIGYVVLDEVHFLGDPFRGPVWEEIILQLPLSARLVSLSATVANIDEFTSWLNSVRGHTEVITSRVRPVPLEQYVATKGSIVRLFDETGQPAYRPKRTSSDNDSRRRRAKPAPRRRRVLGMVQDRQMLPAIHFIFSRKGCDQAVADLLDADIFLTTRHESDEIRRRLTLLKASLSEADARTIRFGFWAKALSRGFAAHHAGMFPAIKELAEELMDAGLLKLVYATGTLALGIDMPVRTVIIEDLIKWNGEDFVSIGATEYTQLIGRAGRRGKDSHGNAIVVATPDLDIDHLVRIGSGEVDQLLSAFFPSYNTVVNLLSFHTYNEARAIMGQSFAQYQKNADLGKIEAKLGRIERRIQRLSRELDALCEHGSVTEYLDLVHTAGRASKAQRRRAKEAYKNEVDASWDAVITGMLYAFARGGELDYAIALSVSPRKIRMIDVYGELFWLRRDDLSSQMRELGFVDIPFGRSVRDLNVRNDIAELIEDRIRERLDLDLDADLEKSWDRYAVPQSPVVQAHPVHACPQRYEHQRQGSEYVTLIERKRELTSLRDSYEGSVAREFDATVSVLERLHYLRFDGDRVKLSVGGQLLKGIHSEADALTVMCMSEPIFSQLSPAKFAGICSALLCDRRFSSQLPRDGQLRAAWERIEANLQDLLARESEAGIVRTGVPTPGGIDAFTLLAGGADLEVAVASSKIAVGDVINANRRLIDLLGQLVEIGSDNWLGQSAYQARELLRRWDWN comes from the coding sequence TTGCTAGATCGCGTTATTGACCATATTATCGACCAGTACCAAGACCGTGGTATCACTCTTGATACGTTCCAGATCCAGGCTATGCACGCCTTGGGCAAAGGCCGAGATGTATTTGTCAGTGCCCCAACTGGTTCTGGTAAAACTGTTGTTGCTGAGTGCGCGGTAGAGTTTGCGCTGGCTTCATCGAGTCGTTGCATTTATACAGCGCCGATAAAAGCGTTGTCGAACCAAAAATTTAAGGATTTGCAAGCTCGCTATGGCAAGGAATATGTTGGGTTAATTACTGGCGACGTCGTCATTAATCGTCAGGCACAAATTTTGGTGGTAACCACCGAAGTCGTGCGCAATATGCTACTTGCTCATGATACTCAGATCGCCGATATTGGTTATGTTGTCTTAGACGAGGTCCATTTTTTGGGCGATCCGTTTCGCGGGCCAGTGTGGGAAGAAATTATTTTACAATTACCGCTGTCAGCTCGCCTTGTCTCCTTGTCAGCAACAGTTGCCAATATTGATGAGTTTACCTCGTGGTTAAACTCGGTTCGCGGCCATACTGAGGTTATTACCAGTAGGGTACGTCCAGTGCCATTAGAACAGTACGTGGCCACCAAAGGATCGATTGTTCGCCTTTTTGACGAAACCGGGCAACCAGCCTATCGCCCGAAACGCACTTCGTCAGACAACGATTCGCGACGACGCCGAGCCAAGCCAGCGCCACGACGTCGCCGCGTCTTGGGCATGGTTCAAGACCGACAGATGCTACCAGCGATCCATTTTATTTTTTCTCGTAAGGGCTGCGATCAGGCCGTTGCTGACTTGCTAGACGCAGATATTTTCTTAACCACGCGCCACGAAAGTGACGAAATTCGACGTCGATTAACTCTATTAAAGGCTTCCCTCAGTGAGGCGGATGCGCGCACGATTCGTTTCGGATTCTGGGCTAAAGCGCTATCGCGTGGTTTTGCCGCCCATCACGCCGGAATGTTTCCGGCTATCAAAGAGCTTGCTGAAGAATTGATGGATGCGGGGTTGTTGAAACTCGTCTATGCCACCGGGACTTTAGCATTGGGTATCGACATGCCGGTGCGTACGGTGATTATCGAAGATTTAATTAAATGGAATGGCGAAGATTTCGTATCGATTGGGGCAACAGAATATACTCAGCTGATCGGTCGTGCAGGTCGGCGTGGGAAAGATAGCCATGGGAATGCCATCGTAGTTGCCACTCCAGATCTTGATATCGACCATCTTGTGCGGATCGGCTCTGGAGAAGTTGACCAACTTCTATCGGCTTTCTTCCCTTCGTATAATACGGTGGTTAATTTACTGAGTTTCCACACGTATAACGAGGCGCGTGCGATTATGGGGCAATCGTTTGCGCAATATCAAAAGAATGCTGATTTGGGTAAAATCGAGGCGAAACTCGGACGCATAGAACGGCGTATTCAGCGTCTATCGCGTGAGCTGGACGCGCTTTGTGAACACGGTTCAGTTACTGAGTATCTGGATTTGGTGCATACAGCTGGTCGGGCTTCGAAGGCACAACGACGTCGGGCAAAAGAAGCGTATAAAAACGAAGTTGATGCGTCTTGGGATGCAGTTATTACCGGGATGCTTTACGCCTTTGCTCGCGGGGGAGAACTTGATTATGCGATCGCGTTATCAGTTTCACCACGAAAGATACGCATGATTGACGTCTATGGTGAACTCTTTTGGCTGCGCCGCGATGATCTTTCTTCCCAGATGCGCGAGCTAGGGTTTGTTGATATACCTTTTGGGCGTTCGGTTCGTGATCTTAATGTGCGCAATGATATTGCGGAGTTGATTGAGGATCGGATTCGTGAACGTCTTGATCTTGACCTCGACGCCGATCTTGAAAAGTCATGGGATAGGTATGCGGTTCCGCAATCTCCAGTAGTGCAGGCCCATCCGGTTCATGCCTGCCCCCAGCGCTATGAGCATCAACGCCAGGGGAGTGAATATGTGACGTTAATTGAGCGCAAGCGTGAGCTTACTTCGTTGCGTGATTCTTACGAAGGTTCGGTTGCGCGCGAATTTGACGCAACGGTGAGTGTCTTGGAACGCCTACATTATTTACGGTTCGACGGCGATCGCGTAAAGCTCAGTGTGGGTGGGCAATTACTTAAAGGAATACATAGTGAAGCTGATGCACTGACGGTAATGTGCATGTCGGAGCCGATTTTTTCGCAGCTTTCGCCAGCTAAATTTGCAGGTATTTGTTCTGCCTTGTTATGTGATCGCCGCTTTTCTTCTCAACTTCCTCGCGATGGGCAATTGCGCGCAGCCTGGGAGCGTATCGAAGCTAATCTTCAAGACCTGCTCGCGCGTGAGTCCGAAGCTGGGATTGTACGCACCGGTGTTCCTACTCCTGGTGGGATTGATGCCTTTACGCTACTTGCCGGTGGTGCAGATTTGGAAGTAGCTGTTGCTTCGTCAAAGATAGCTGTAGGTGATGTCATTAACGCTAACCGGCGTCTTATAGATCTTCTGGGGCAATTGGTAGAGATTGGTTCTGATAATTGGCTAGGGCAGAGTGCGTATCAAGCGCGTGAGTTATTGCGTCGTTGGGATTGGAATTAG